From one Oncorhynchus clarkii lewisi isolate Uvic-CL-2024 chromosome 6, UVic_Ocla_1.0, whole genome shotgun sequence genomic stretch:
- the LOC139411731 gene encoding uveal autoantigen with coiled-coil domains and ankyrin repeats-like: MKSLKYRLKKHEVTLTNTDWNKYDDRLMKAVERGEVDKVAAVLSKKGIIPTKLDMEGRSAFHLSATRGHLDCLNLILGHSVDLTATDATGKNALHLASRNGQSLCVQKLLQHNCPVGNVDLQGRTALHDAVMAGCSSSVKLLCDSGASVNASDFDGRTPLVLATQMCHPHICRLLLERGADIAIRDKQNKTALTLGCEYGCKDAVEVLLKRGADVTAVDSFGHDCFHYARLSKNQELVSLFKTYLDNVTKAKEAAKMEQKKRQHSVEMTEQAEANVRDLERQNESQQETLRKFHLEQRTLMDKVKLLQQQLSQEKHTVECIHKEREQLKLLLSAKDREEGARAPETVKVQLRSHMGDYSGQSVIKGKDNVLVKQSHSLDSAQVLQSSGLSHSLSRPLELAGRPGMGWDPVEEVEALRRELETVRRRQQTAEEEALRLQAALARKSQECQELVQSRETIQRQADRQVQELEEALGDVQKRMLDSEAKVKQLQAHVVAVKEHLGGQAADELRAQLHDVKAKYEGASAEVGRVRNHLKQSEKALEEYKSSEGQLAVEAERLGLELTALREERDELAEAVLDMEALIKETRARQGEKVVPAEKFDNMKNLLSNAVDEKERQLAELREDYDRVLEEVAELHREMDSQQTQAGTGAVPLQEHERMRTTLEEQSSSMKRRLADITAKSQALIRQVEESEEEREMLQEQLEELNSRVEANFIPLKAHEEAKSALEKAVEELEERLVEAAERNGQAEVQIQRLQTERVTLCESVTSLQSATVPSEKFRSEVGALNARNAELVKELEVLQKRFEEREKELAQVTAKNQSLKQSLKGEYVSREKQEQVNSELSAALEKAKAELSKVEKESKESEKELQKVKEGSAELKEKLENVQVMIENDYVCLIDHEAVRVKLSNAVVEAEHRAKEALASYQSAQDGTVKLHQEMEAQKKELDTIQEAIQAKFVPLTAIEERENSYNTKLKDLTGKLSEMQEKYNQEKLEGERHKHEKEKLKVQMESVQQRMETGFVASEKHKEVEDEYRGKMEELTLRLVDLEQQYKDVTVQRAELEEQNALCNTDIQSLQQRLESESTRLEHYEAEHQALRDTIHQAQDECQKAREAQRGEAQRACALEKELQRCSGDQAVLLQQHAQAKEALEGQVAQLLASLRQEQETSDQRAQNVAALQSELLRATQALDELGGREDQLSQLKAEKQRLQEETAALGERLSGLAEQCEVLHHEVAQAREEEGRAREDEGRAREDKSRARVETEALQEKSNTMDKEIRELKERYEESLSTIGEFQRRIQMSAEQTEVKDKKISELLTDVERLKQALNGLSQLAYAGNAAPNKRQMQQIDTLQAQIKSLQQQLADAESQHREVVSIYRTHLLSAAQGHMDEDVQAALLQIIRMRQEFVC, encoded by the exons GTTCCACCTCTCTGCAACCAGGGGCCACCTGGACTGTCTCAATCTCATCCTGGGCCACAGCGTTGACCTCACGGCCACTGATGCCAccg GTAAAAACGCCCTTCATCTAGCTTCCAGAAACGGCCAGTCGCTTTGTGTGCAGAAGCTATTGCAG CACAACTGTCCTGTGGGGAATGTGGACTTGCAGGGGAGGACCGCTCTACACGACGCTG TGATGGCAGGCTGCTCCTCTAGCGTCAAACTACTGTGTGACAGCGGGGCCTCTGTAAACGCAAGTGATTTT gaTGGGCGGACTCCTCTGGTGCTGGCTACCCAGATGTGCCATCCACACATCTGCCGGCTGCTGTTGGAGCGAGGGGCCGACATCGCCATCCGTGACAAACAGAACAA gaccGCTCTGACCCTGGGCTGTGAGTATGGCTGTAAGGACGCGGTGGAGGTCCTTCTGAAGAGAGGCGCCGACGTGACGGCCGTGGACAGCTTTGGCCACGACTGTTTCCACTACGCCCGCCTCAGCAAGAACCAGGAGCTGGTCAGCCTTTTCAAGACCTACCTCGACAACGTCACCAAAG CAAAAGAAGCTGCCAAGATGGAGCAGAAAAAGCGACAG CACTCAGTGGAGATGACTGAACAGGCCGAAGCCAACGTGAGG GACCtggagagacagaacgagagccAGCAGGAGACTCTGAGGAAGTTTCACCTGGAGCAGAGGACTCTGATGGACAAGGTCAAACTACTGCAGCAGCAGCTcagccag GAAAAACATACAGTGGAATGCATCCATAAAGAG AGGGAACAGCTGAAGCTCTTACTGAGTGCCAAAGACAGGGAGGAGGGGGCTCGGGCCCCAGAGACTGTCAAGGTTCAGCTCAGGAGCCACATG GGGGACTACTCTGGCCAGTCTGTTATCAAAG GAAAAGACAATGTCCTCGTCAAACAATCTCACAGCCTGGATTCAGCGCAG GTGCTGCAGTCGTCCGGTCTTTCACACTCACTGTCCCGTCCCCTGGAGCTTGCGGGACGTCCTGGCATGGGCTGGGACCCAGTCGAGGAGGTGGAGGCCCTGCGGCGCGAGCTGGAGACGGTGAGGAGGCGGCAGCAGACTGCCGAGGAAGAGGCTCTTCGCCTGCAGGCGGCACTGGCCCGCAAAAGCCAGGAGTGCCAAGAGCTGGTCCAGAGCCGGGAAACCATCCAACGGCAGGCAGACCGGCAGGTTCAGGAGCTGGAGGAGGCACTGGGGGATGTCCAGAAGAGGATGTTGGATTCTGAAGCCAAGGTCAAGCAGCTCCAAGCACACGTGGTGGCGGTCAAGGAGCACCTAGGAGGCCAGGCGGCCGACGAGCTCCGTGCCCAGCTCCACGATGTCAAGGCCAAGTACGAGGGCGCCTCGGCCGAGGTGGGGCGCGTGCGTAACCACCTGAAGCAGAGTGAGAAGGCCCTGGAAGAGTACAAGAGCAGCGAGGGCCAGCTGGCGGTCGAGGCAGAGCGGCTGGGCCTGGAGCTGACCGCCTTGCGGGAGGAGCGGGATGAGCTGGCAGAGGCTGTGCTGGACATGGAGGCCCTCATTAAGGAGACCCGGGCACGGCAGGGAGAGAAGGTTGTGCCGGCAGAGAAGTTCGACAACATGAAGAACCTGCTGAGCAATGCGGTGGATGAGAAGGAGCGTCAGCTGGCAGAGCTGCGGGAGGACTATGACCGTGTGCTGGAGGAGGTGGCTGAGCTACACAGGGAAATGGACAGCCAGCAAACCCAGGCCGGGACAGGGGCGGTCCCCCTGCAGGAGCATGAGAGGATGAGGACGACCCTGGAGGAACAGAGTTCCTCCATGAAGAGGAGGCTGGCGGACATAACTGCCAAGAGCCAGGCACTGATCCGCCAGGTagaggagagcgaggaggagcggGAGATGCTCCAGGAGCAGCTGGAGGAGCTCAACAGCAGGGTGGAGGCCAACTTCATCCCCCTCAAGGCCCATGAAGAGGCCAAGAGCGCCCTGGAGAAAGCTGTGGAGGAGCTGGAAGAGAGGCTGGTGGAGGCCGCAGAAAGGAACGGCCAGGCCGAGGTGCAGATCCAGAGGCTACAAACGGAGAGGGTCACCCTGTGTGAGAGCGTCACCAGCCTACAGAGCGCTACCGTGCCCTCTGAGAAGTTCCGGAGCGAAGTGGGTGCCTTGAATGCTCGCAACGCTGAACTGGTGAAGGAACTGGAAGTGCTCCAGAAGAggtttgaagagagagagaaggagctggcccaggTCACTGCCAAGAACCAGTCTCTGAAACAGAGCCTAAAGGGAGAGTACGTgtcaagagagaaacaggagcaAGTGAATTCGGAGCTGAGTGCTGCTTTGGAGAAGGCCAAGGCTGAGCTCTCCAAAGTGGAGAAGGAGAGcaaagaaagtgagaaagagtTGCAGAAGGTGAAAGAGGGTAGTGCAGAGTTGAAAGAGAAGCTGGAGAATGTTCAGGTGATGATAGAAAATGACTATGTGTGCCTTATAGACCATGAAGCTGTAAGGGTTAAGTTGAGCAATGCTGTTGTTGAGGCGGAGCATCGTGCCAAAGAGGCGTTGGCAAGCTACCAGTCTGCCCAAGATGGGACAGTAAAGCTTCACCAAGAAATGGAGGCGCAGAAGAAAGAACTAGACACCATCCAGGAAGCTATCCAGGCCAAGTTTGTTCCGTTGACTGCCATAGAGGAAAGGGAGAACTCCTACAACACCAAGCTGAAAGACTTGACAGGAAAGCTCTCGGAGATGCAAGAGAAGTACAACCAGGAGAAGTTGGAGGGGGAACGTCACAAGCACGAGAAAGAGAAACTGAAAGTGCAGATGGAGTCTGTGCAGCAGAGAATGGAGACAGGCTTTGTCGCCAGTGAAAAGCACAAGGAGGTGGAAGATGAGTACAGGGGTAAAATGGAGGAGCTGACGCTGAGGTTGGTAGACCTGGAGCAGCAGTACAAAGACGTGACTGTGCAGAGGGCCGAGCTGGAGGAGCAGAACGCCCTGTGTAACACTGACATCCAGAGCCTGCAGCAGCGCCTGGAATCCGAGTCAACCCGGCTGGAACACTATGAGGCCGAGCACCAGGCCCTGAGGGACACCATCCACCAAGCCCAGGACGAGTGCCAGAAAGCCAGGGAGGCTCAGCGTGGGGAGGCCCAGAGAGCCTGCGCCTTGGAGAAGGAGCTCCAGCGATGCTCCGGGGACCAGGCCGTCCTCCTGCAGCAGCATGCTCAGGCCAAGGAGGCCCTGGAGGGGCAGGTGGCCCAGCTACTTGCTTCCCTTCGCCAGGAGCAGGAGACCAGCGACCAGAGGGCCCAGAACGTGGCAGCCCTGCAGTCAGAGCTGCTCCGGGCCACCCAGGCCCTGGACGAACTTGGAGGAAGAGAGGACCAGTTAAGCCAGCTGAAGGCCGAGAAGCAGCGTCTGCAGGAAGAGACAGCGGCGTTGGGGGAGAGGCTATCTGGGCTGGCGGAGCAGTGCGAGGTGCTCCACCATGAGGTGGCCCAGGccagggaggaggagggcaggGCCAGGGAGGACGAGGGCAGGGCCAGAGAGGACAAGTCCAGGGCCAGGGTGGAAACTGAGGCCTTGCAGGAGAAGAGCAACACCATGGATAAGGAGATCCGGGAGCTGAAGGAGAGGTACGAGGAGTCGCTCAGCACCATCGGGGAGTTTCAGAGGAGGATCCAGATGTCGGCGGAGCAGACAGAGGTCAAAGACAAAAAG ATCAGCGAGCTGCTGACGGACGTGGAGAGACTGAAGCAGGCCCTCAATGGTCTGTCCCAGCTGGCGTACGCTGGCAACGCTGCACCCAATAAGAGACAGATGCAGCAGATAGACACACTCCAGGCCCAGATCAAGAGCCTGCAGCAGCAGCTGgct GATGctgagagtcaacacagagaggtGGTTTCAATTTATAGAACTCATCTCCTCAGTGCAGCACAG GGCCACATGGATGAGGACGTCCAAGCCGCCCTGCTGCAGATCATCCGCATGAGACAGGAGTTTGTCTGCTAA